A genome region from Populus alba chromosome 3, ASM523922v2, whole genome shotgun sequence includes the following:
- the LOC118028595 gene encoding uncharacterized protein, with the protein MGSKFAAMLFIFMIFMAISLPPIYACTPCTQPHPPSYPHPPTRPTRPIVPHPKPPTTKHPPHHGGHSPSKKPPLPPVVLPPIIINPPPVITPPVIAPPITNPPVITPPPSSSYPPYPPGSGGPPFGGGGGGGGGGGGGGGGGGGGGSIPGVNPPPTTQPTCPINALKLGACVDVLGGLVHVGLGNPVENVCCPVLKGLLELEAAICLCTSIRLKLLNLTIYIPLALQVLITCGQTPPPGFVCPPL; encoded by the coding sequence ATGGGTTCTAAATTTGCAGCCATGCTTTTCATCTTCATGATCTTCATGGCAATATCCTTGCCACCCATTTATGCTTGCACTCCTTGCACTCAACCACATCCACCATCATACCCTCACCCTCCAACCCGCCCAACCCGCCCTATAGTTCCTCACCCAAAACCACCAACCACGAAGCATCCACCGCATCATGGAGGCCACTCACCCTCCAAGAAACCACCATTGCCACCAGTAGTACTACCACCAATTATAATAAATCCCCCGCCAGTGATAACACCTCCAGTAATAGCACCACCTATAACAAACCCTCCTGTGATAACACCACCACCTTCTTCAAGCTACCCTCCATATCCACCCGGTTCTGGTGGTCCTCCATTTGGAGGAGGTGGtggcggaggaggaggaggaggtggaggtggaggtggaggtggcgGGGGTGGCAGCATTCCAGGGGTTAATCCTCCTCCAACAACCCAACCAACTTGTCCAATCAATGCATTAAAACTAGGGGCTTGCGTTGATGTGCTAGGAGGCTTGGTGCATGTTGGATTAGGGAACCCGGTTGAGAATGTTTGCTGTCCTGTGCTTAAAGGATTGCTAGAGCTTGAAGCAGCTATTTGTCTTTGCACTAGTATAAGGCTTAAGCTCCTTAACCTCACCATTTACATTCCTCTAGCTCTTCAAGTGCTGATAACTTGTGGACAGACCCCCCCTCCTGGTTTTGTATGCCCACCTCTGTGA